A portion of the Sulfuriferula sp. AH1 genome contains these proteins:
- a CDS encoding MFS transporter produces MFKWLVPQTSISEQELQFAQKMVMRDGILTQIMGNLTGGAFIVAFALLLGASNVVIGLIAALQALAQILQLPTIYLVEATRNRKALMVFGLFMSRIFWLLLALIPWVVPENYRVPAMFVALFVDFAIGTIAGLAWNSWMHDLIPPHILGSYMGKRMAVSTAFGVVVTLVAGFGVDAFRVNFVGTSLLVIYSIYIGLGGLIGLWSVYYIARTPEPQMQHLPHSNLWAQIREPLQDMNFRRLLVFLGTWSFAVNLAAPFFTVYMLKRLDLSMGVIVALTVLSQIVNVMFFRLWGSWPTASAINPYWRKAVSCSSPRS; encoded by the coding sequence TTGTTCAAGTGGCTGGTACCCCAGACATCCATTTCCGAGCAGGAGCTGCAGTTCGCTCAGAAAATGGTTATGCGCGACGGCATCCTGACTCAGATCATGGGTAATCTGACGGGGGGTGCTTTTATAGTGGCGTTCGCGTTGTTGCTAGGTGCATCGAATGTGGTCATCGGCCTGATCGCCGCCTTGCAGGCGCTTGCGCAGATACTGCAGTTGCCGACCATCTATCTGGTCGAAGCGACGCGCAACCGCAAGGCGCTGATGGTCTTCGGTTTGTTCATGAGTCGCATCTTCTGGCTATTGCTGGCGCTTATCCCCTGGGTGGTTCCCGAGAATTACCGGGTTCCGGCGATGTTTGTCGCGTTATTCGTGGATTTTGCGATCGGCACCATCGCCGGTCTGGCGTGGAATTCATGGATGCACGACCTGATTCCACCTCATATACTCGGCAGCTACATGGGGAAACGGATGGCGGTCTCGACTGCATTCGGCGTCGTGGTGACGCTCGTCGCCGGTTTCGGCGTGGATGCCTTTCGGGTCAATTTTGTCGGCACCAGCCTGCTGGTCATTTATTCGATTTACATCGGTCTTGGTGGCTTGATCGGCCTGTGGAGCGTTTATTATATCGCGCGGACGCCCGAACCGCAGATGCAGCATCTACCCCATTCCAATCTCTGGGCGCAAATCCGCGAACCGTTACAGGATATGAATTTCCGGCGTCTGCTGGTATTTCTCGGTACATGGAGTTTTGCGGTCAATCTGGCCGCGCCGTTTTTTACCGTCTATATGCTGAAGCGGCTGGATCTGAGCATGGGTGTTATCGTGGCTTTGACCGTATTGAGCCAGATCGTGAATGTGATGTTCTTCCGTTTGTGGGGAAGCTGGCCGACCGCTTCAGCAATAAATCCGTATTGGCGGAAAGCGGTTTCATGTTCATCACCACGTTCATGA